ACTTCAGGGAAAATAAGGAATACACTTATGATTGCGCTGTAATGTCCCTGTATAATGCAGTTATGGTTTATCCCTTCTTCTTTATCATTATCAGGTCATTGGTCATTCGCGTGACATCGTCGTAAAACTTTTTAACCTTCTCGTATTGCGCCGCTGGAGTGCGGGACTCTTTGTATTCATACACCTCTATCCCGGATATGGTATTTCCATTGACATGGTATGTGCGTTCGTATCTCGCAAAAATATGGTTCAGCGCCACTATCTTGGGCAAATTCACAATCTCATACCCGTCAGGGATCAAATAGGTCACATGCTTTTCTTTTCTGGCATTGTCGGTAAACACAATAGGATATTTCCTTTTTGGCGTTGTAAATAGTGTTCCACGCGGCCTCTGGGGCATCCCGAACATCATCATGTCTCCAACGCGCTGAACCCTGTGTGAGTTCTCATATTTCAGTCGCACAGTGATTTTAGTATGGGGAGTACTCAGGTTTTTCCATTCTCTTTCAAGCACCTTTCCGCCAGAGGAAAAGGCGGACTCGAAAGTAGCGAAAAATTTCTGTTGTTCATCGTTAGGCATGTTCCTAAACCTTTCCCTAATTGAGATAGAGAGTTCCATGGGAAGTAATGCAGTCGCCTCGACGATAGCAATTCCATCATCCTGAATCACGGCATGTTCCTCGGTAATGGTCACCACTTCTGACTCATCCATCAACGGTATAGTGCTGAAAAAGCCGCCTTTCTCGTTTACCACCAAAACTGTCCTTTTAGACAAGGCAGCTGGAATTTCGTAAAAATAGTATCCTTTATGCAAAAGGTCATAGTAATATTTTTTACCATCTATCTAAAAGAAAATAATGGCATGGTTGAAATAGGTTGGCATGGGCAGCAGTCCTTCTTTTTTGAAGACCGTGCTCGAAGGGAAGAGCACGGGATATGCTTTTACGCCTATCTCGGAAAGCATAGCCATCCCCATGAGAGTATAATCCTTACAGTCTCCATATTTGTTGGAAAACATCTGGTCCGAGGGATGGGGCTCATAGCTGTGGAAGTCCATGTTCATAGCAACATAGCGAAAATCATCCTGTATATATTCGATAATGGCCTGTACCTTATCGGAGAGTAATTTCTTGCCCTTGGTTATCTCATTTGCCTTCTTCTTCATTTCGTCGGATAGGCGCAGGTTCTTACTGAAGAGGTTCCATGCCCATATTGACATCTCTTCCCACGAATCCAGCGTAGAAATTGCCACAGTCTCATATACCTCTTCCCATGGCGGCATATACTCTTCAAATTCTATTTTATCAATGTCCGATATCTCCCATGTATAGATAACATTATCTTTAGAATAGGTAACAATCGGCTTTCTGTCAGTATTGATATATTTGAAATGCAGTTTCATGTCCTTAGGTGCGACCATGGTATATTTCTGCACCTTCACCGGCACGGCAGAGGAGAGGGAAATCATGTCGTAAAAGTTCTTTTCAATTACCGGTTTTGTGGTTTCGACAGCCACTTGCCAGTCGATTACACTTCCCACCACCACATGAGGCATCGTAATAAGTTTTGTCCGTTCGTCACTGTAAACAGCATATCCCTTTTTCAAAGCTAAGTCCTGTATTTCCCGCGACTGCAGCTTCTCGCCTCCTGGAGTTATGGTGAAGGCCTGTATGTCCTTTACTACCTCCCTGCTCTTGTCGTAGTCGACAGATATCTCCCCCATGTCTTTTGCACCATCTTTTTGGATCCTTGCCACAAACCGGGTCGTGGTCAAAGTGGTAAAATCTTTTCTGAGTTCAACTGTCCGTTCAGAGCGCAGAAATACATACGGCTCATCCCTATACTTCTCTTCCCATGTTTGTGGTGTGTCTGACGCATACGATGACAAGAATATGCATAGCACTGCGGCCATTACAGTGAATGTTATGTACTTTGGTCTTCTCATATAAGCCCTCCATTAAGAATGCAAAATATATATCTTATCCAAACTTTTACCTGCTTTTCATCGCCCTTTCTATTTCTCTGTCAGCTTCTTTTTTCTTTATAGCATCTCTTTTTTCATACTGTCTCTTGCCCTTTGCA
This genomic stretch from Nitrospirota bacterium harbors:
- a CDS encoding DUF3857 and transglutaminase domain-containing protein; amino-acid sequence: MRRPKYITFTVMAAVLCIFLSSYASDTPQTWEEKYRDEPYVFLRSERTVELRKDFTTLTTTRFVARIQKDGAKDMGEISVDYDKSREVVKDIQAFTITPGGEKLQSREIQDLALKKGYAVYSDERTKLITMPHVVVGSVIDWQVAVETTKPVIEKNFYDMISLSSAVPVKVQKYTMVAPKDMKLHFKYINTDRKPIVTYSKDNVIYTWEISDIDKIEFEEYMPPWEEVYETVAISTLDSWEEMSIWAWNLFSKNLRLSDEMKKKANEITKGKKLLSDKVQAIIEYIQDDFRYVAMNMDFHSYEPHPSDQMFSNKYGDCKDYTLMGMAMLSEIGVKAYPVLFPSSTVFKKEGLLPMPTYFNHAIIFF